The Lineus longissimus chromosome 2, tnLinLong1.2, whole genome shotgun sequence genome window below encodes:
- the LOC135483169 gene encoding fibrillin-2-like isoform X1 — protein sequence MVSLRIIRDIFAAFVIKILLLQTFQGCAVLGQQDSNQRRNQAYYGPNICGGRAVSNSQSCCQGWSAVPSNGGYRCSVPSCRSSCGTGTCIRPDLCYCPGGVVQTQPCGAVDPNCDPKTRAEAQQASEEKNCDNLCHNGGTCRLGRPGSTLCECKEGYTGAQCEEAVCGSGCLNGGRCIGPDRCACTYGFTGKRCEVDFRTGPCYTQVEGDTCKGQLIGVTCTRGLCCATIGQAWGQPCQQCPRAPEPCRRGFIFHDSNKQCVDINECIAIPGLCVGGRCTNTLGSYRCECLPGQRKNPTTGACDGKELPGGETCADAGADACKNGRCLNDDKGYYCVCNAGFLASDDKKKCINNRKATCFRTTGCRDPIGIPLTQVDCCCTYSMSGWGESRICESCPTKNTPAYYRVCPGSDPLTGGENFTRPDNGDDTGHCSLYPNLCPNGRCKSTPGSYRCICDKGFRLNRQGQCVDIDECREYGYCRENGRCYNNPGSYSCDCNSGFALSTDKRYCTDKNECQESDKCPNGNCINLDGSYKCRCNPGFRSSVDMEVCLDIDECSEISGVCRNGICLNALGTYTCRCNAGYELSPDRTFCVDKNECTETGMCENGRCINEDGAYKCLCNVGFKSTPDEKSCVDVDECVTNDNKLCPNGNCINTPGSFRCECFAGFTLSASGRSCKDTRKGYCFMDIDNAGQCKNPSRLLITRSTCCCSLEMSSAKGLGWGDPQCKLCPSQGSDDYDKLCTYGDGMDGNGDDINECLIYPTICKNGVCENLQGSYRCKCDEGYTYEPATKRCVDVDECLLNRNLCQFGTCRNVPGSFKCACPTGFTFNDETKSCEDVDECAENDRLCQGGNCLNNEGSYRCDCSVPGTTFDPVRKICVDSRKAACWGKFSGRCEEKVGDRMTKEDCCATLGKAWGSPCEECPAASDCPKGFKHDGSSCVDINECVMMEGMCEGGRCVNTQGSFRCDCPTGFRVGADGKTCVDFRVSNCYSNYVRGQCANDFGGRYMKQVCCCSVGQAWGEPCEPCPSTGSDEYKKLCNGGSGKGPDQPVDNGMTDRLTDINECVYFPSLCENGRCKNTLGSFECLCNQGYAIDEAGKSCLDIDECRISFGVCGNGTCRNTPGRFRCECQTGFESTMMMQTCMDINECARDRTLCRGGTCVNTIGSFSCICPDGHEMTQDGRGCKDIDECSIESGICSNGRCENYMGGYQCFCDNGYKPSPPRTSCVDIDECASYNGRCDNLCQNTPGSYLCTCQQGFRMGQDGKSCTDINECVEVGDICNTGDCVNLQGSYRCVCKAGMSITQDGKGCTDLDECSGPDKMCKNGLCKNTMGSYICDCDRGYAVQPAKGIGCLDDDECSNSKAACDKNADCRNTEGSYKCQCKDGFRGDGFLCIDVNECINANGQCDDQAKCTNTPGSFRCVCDDGFVGDGFDCLDVDECSVNPNLCDNGQCLNYPGSYRCECDMGFAPKDDEKTCVDIDECSTFENLCVNGRCENVFGMFRCICNRGYELDSTGGNCTDVDECKNPDNCQYGECVNRQGTYICQCPPNYELTPAGTGCVDPRQGYCYSDYPFGGVQGVCSRDLAPNVGQDVCCCTIGLSWGETNGFCELCPRNGTAEYDYLCPGGPGFQPNTLTIILEDIDECAEFPNLCAGGTCRNSFGSFTCICPPGYSLDTATYACEDIDECLVNPDICGAGGTCINNRGSYSCVCPDNTKLMPGGDSCMDMRKGACYSQVAELTSPSRRNKCDGLLSTDTTKMVCCCSLGKAWGSACELCPLSGTADYEKQCGGVSPGTIIDPNSGKPADLDECSKIPELCENGVCVNTLGSFRCQCPKGMELNAEGTVCEDIDECQSGQNPCVGDATCENTKGSYRCSCPIGFQVSSNQRSCIDIDECSDDRFCQNGECLNLIGSYRCVCKKGFRSSLNQDACLDINECLVQPGLCRNGSCVNTEGSFRCNCYTGYQTSQNGDCIDVDECRTTPGGLCNLGRCKNTPGSYVCECQGGFRLSLDRRQCEDVDECVERRDVCDNARCQNFPGGFRCICDPGYQLSDDETTCVDVNECDDIHMCHGGRCINSPGSFQCFCDVGFVLSTDKKMCLDTRQGTCFMTFKKGQCTEERAIKSNKAECCCSRGAAWSWNEGACEICPEPNEGSFAVLCPDGFGFIMGEGMMDDLDECALYPTICNNGYCINTDGSYRCECGPGYTLLPSGNRCIDDDECARRNPCGNGTCTNTPGSFECKCSDGFLPGRNRVCEDVNECDESAIQCAFRCKNIPGAYRCVCPPGYKVAPDGLHCQDVDECAIGANDCKYACKNLVGMHMCICPEGYEKIGQGDNCRDIDECAADRNICGNGRCRNTEGTYRCDCFAGYEVSNDGKVCIDNRQGFCYMTSYGGRCVSRGDNLELKTKAMCCCSMGQAWGPGCEQCPRRGTAVYKTLCMHGPGFTPDGQDIDECALDSTACRNGRCLNTMGSYRCICDAGYQPDRDGTACIDVDECTASINTCEKTCQNTQGSFVCRCPQGYALNTDGRTCRDIDECQFKTHNCPQECINTPGSFKCSCQEGFIVGELNGRCADKDECAEDPNLCQPSGTCQNTPGGFKCTCKRGFVPDETGTRCVDNNECSGQQRCEYGCQNLHGGFKCQCPPGFIQHLYWNQCLDQNECSTPNICGGGTCINTIGSYRCFCNNGANFNPLSQSCGPSGVGQYGQQQLGGGGGRDSCLQNQCNFGCAGQGQGQGGGFGCGCPNGYQPVGQGHCVTTINPRVTGQIQPNTNFDRNQQYPHVANQGSTGLTEGEGCYGCKNGNGQNGNGQQGSAGQEFGGTGNGNYGNGNFNPNGNSNYDYYPTRRLRSKRDTREWNKDEVEDFLEGFKKRPEDDNNNTETPTKPRHHHRHRHHKKQKTGDENNQGQKTQQSNATGPVTLVLYEQDLKKDMSLMRLTPAIKMLKYKLKYAIVAKNEGGIFKLKADEHDVFSVVLKEAIKRGFYQVDILGRPIKHKDRHLPDTHLDVELDLYVI from the exons TCCGAATATCTGTGGAGGAAGAGCCGTCAGCAATAGTCAGAGCTGCTGTCAGGGTTGGTCAGCTGTCCCGTCCAATGGTGGATACAGGTGTTCTGTTC CATCATGTCGAAGCTCCTGTGGAACGGGAACGTGTATTCGACCCGACCTATGTTACTGCCCAGGAGGTGTTGTACAGACCCAACCATGTGGTGCAG TTGACCCTAACTGCGACCCAAAGACAAGAGCTGAGGCACAGCAAG CTTCTGAAGAGAAAAACTGCGATAACCTTTGCCATAATGGGGGAACTTGTCGACTCGGCAGACCGGGGTCTACGTTATGCGAATGTAAGGAGGGCTACACCGGTGCCCAGTGTGAAGAGG CTGTTTGCGGCAGTGGGTGCTTGAATGGTGGTCGATGTATTGGACCGGACAGATGCGCCTGTACCTATGGATTTACTGGAAAGAGATGCGAAGTTG ACTTCCGAACCGGACCGTGCTACACTCAAGTGGAGGGTGATACCTGTAAAGGACAACTGATTGGAGTGACGTGCACCAGGGGACTTTGTTGTGCTACCATCGGTCAGGCCTGGGGTCAGCCGTGCCAGCAGTGCCCGAGAGCTCCCGAACCTTGCAGACGAGGGTTCATATTCCATGATAGCAACAAGCAGTGCGTTG ACATCAACGAATGTATCGCCATTCCTGGCCTCTGTGTTGGAGGAAGGTGCACCAACACCCTCGGGTCGTATCGATGTGAGTGTCTGCCTGGACAGAGGAAGAACCCGACGACTGGAGCATGCGATGGTAAGGAACTGCCCG GAGGCGAGACGTGCGCTGATGCTGGCGCTGATGCTTGCAAGAACGGCCGATGTCTGAATGATGACAAAGGCTACTACTGTGTCTGTAACGCGGGATTCCTCGCCAGTGATGACAAAAAGAAGTGTATCA ACAACAGGAAGGCGACATGTTTTCGCACGACCGGTTGCCGTGACCCTATTGGTATCCCACTCACCCAAGTTGACTGCTGCTGTACCTACAGTATGTCTGGGTGGGGAGAAAGTAGGATATGTGAATCCTGCCCAACTAAAAACACGC CTGCTTACTACCGAGTGTGCCCAGGGAGTGATCCGTTGACCGGAGGGGAGAACTTTACCCGGCCTGACAATGGAG atgACACTGGTCACTGCTCTCTTTACCCCAACCTCTGCCCCAATGGGAGATGCAAGAGTACCCCGGGATCATACAGATGTATTTGTGATAAGGGCTTCAGGCTGAACAGACAGGGACAGTGTGTTG ATATCGATGAATGTCGAGAATACGGCTACTGTCGTGAGAACGGTCGTTGCTACAATAATCCTGGAAGTTACAGTTGTGACTGTAACTCTGGTTTCGCCCTCTCAACCGACAAGCGCTACTGTACAG ATAAAAATGAATGCCAGGAATCTGACAAGTGTCCTAATGGTAACTGCATCAACTTGGATGGCTCCTATAAATGTAGGTGCAATCCTGGATTCCGGTCATCTGTTGACATGGAGGTCTGCCTTG ACATTGACGAGTGCAgtgaaatcagtggtgtttgTCGCAACGGTATCTGCCTGAATGCCCTTGGAACATACACGTGTCGCTGCAATGCTGGTTACGAGCTCTCTCCGGACAGAACATTCTGTGTTG ATAAAAATGAGTGCACTGAAACCGGGATGTGTGAAAATGGTCGTTGTATCAATGAAGATGGGGCTTATAAATGTCTCTGCAACGTTGGATTCAAGTCAACTCCAGATGAAAAATCCTGTGTTG ATGTTGACGAGTGTGTCACCAATGATAACAAACTCTGTCCAAATGGTAACTGCATTAACACACCTGGGAGTTTCAGATGTGAATGTTTTGCTGGATTTACTCTTTCTGCAAGTGGACGCTCTTGTAAAG ACACCAGGAAAGGATATTGCTTCATGGACATTGACAATGCAGGACAATGCAAGAATCCATCCAGGCTGCTCATCACACGTTCCACATGCTGCTGCTCTTTGGAGATGAGCTCTGCCAAGGGGCTAGGCTGGGGTGATCCACAGTGCAAGCTCTGCCCAAGCCAAGGTTCTGATGATTATGATAAGTTGTGTACCTATGGTGATGGCATGGATGGAAACGGTGATG ATATCAATGAGTGTTTGATCTACCCCACTATCTGCAAGAATGGTGTCTGTGAGAACCTGCAGGGCTCCTATCGATGCAAATGCGATGAAGGTTATACTTATGAACCTGCAACTAAGCGATGTGTTG ATGTGGATGAATGCCTCTTGAACAGGAATCTCTGCCAGTTTGGAACCTGCCGCAATGTCCCTGGATCATTCAAGTGTGCCTGTCCGACTGGATTCACTTTTAATGATGAAACTAAATCTTGCGAAG ATGTTGATGAGTGTGCAGAAAACGATCGTCTTTGCCAGGGAGGCAACTGCTTGAATAATGAGGGAAGTTATCGCTGCGATTGTTCTGTTCCTGGGACGACGTTTGACCCTGTTAGGAAAATATGCGTTG ATTCACGGAAGGCTGCTTGTTGGGGCAAGTTTAGTGGACGTTGTGAAGAAAAGGTGGGCGACCGCATGACCAAGGAGGACTGTTGTGCTACATTGGGAAAAGCATGGGGAAGTCCTTGTGAGGAATGCCCTGCAG CAAGCGATTGTCCTAAAGGATTCAAGCATGATGGTTCCAGTTGTGTTG ACATCAATGAGTGTGTGATGATGGAGGGCATGTGTGAAGGTGGTCGATGTGTTAACACCCAGGGATCTTTCAGATGTGATTGTCCGACCGGTTTCAGAGTCGGCGCTGATGGCAAGACATGTGTTG ATTTCCGAGTTAGTAACTGTTACAGCAATTACGTGCGTGGACAGTGTGCAAATGATTTTGGTGGCCGCTACATGAAGCAGGTGTGCTGCTGCTCTGTTGGACAGGCATGGGGAGAGCCATGTGAACCATGCCCATCTACTGGATCTG ACGAGTACAAAAAGCTGTGCAATGGCGGATCAGGCAAGGGCCCCGACCAACCCGTCGACAATGGTATGACCGACAGACTCACTGACATTAATGAGTGTGTTTACTTTCCATCACTATGTGAAAATGGCCGCTGTAAGAACACTCTAGGCAGCTTTGAGTGTCTTTGCAACCAAGGGTATGCCATTGATGAGGCGGGGAAATCCTGTCTAG atattGATGAATGTCGGATTTCCTTTGGTGTGTGTGGTAATGGAACCTGCCGAAACACCCCTGGCAGATTCCGATGTGAGTGCCAGACTGGTTTTGAAAGCACCATGATGATGCAAACTTGCATGG ACATCAATGAGTGTGCACGAGACCGTACGCTGTGCCGGGGTGGAACCTGTGTGAACACTATTGGAAGCTTCAGCTGTATCTGCCCCGACGGACATGAGATGACCCAGGATGGCCGTGGCTGTAAAG ACATTGATGAGTGTTCTATCGAGAGTGGTATCTGCTCCAATGGTCGCTGTGAGAACTACATGGGCGGTTACCAATGTTTCTGCGACAATGGCTACAAACCTTCCCCACCTCGGACATCATGTGTGGACATCGATGAATGCGCTAGCTACAATGGGCGATGCGATAATCTCTGCCAGAATACCCCCGGGTCCTACCTCTGTACTTGTCAGCAGGGTTTCAGGATGGGACAAGATGGGAAGAGTTGTACAG ATATAAATGAATGTGTTGAGGTAGGTGATATTTGCAACACGGGTGATTGTGTGAACCTTCAGGGATCGTACAGGTGTGTCTGCAAGGCAGGCATGAGCATCACACAAGATGGAAAGGGTTGTACAG ATCTTGATGAGTGCAGTGGGCCAGACAAGATGTGCAAGAATGGTCTTTGTAAGAACACCATGGGTTCATACATCTGTGACTGTGACCGCGGCTATGCTGTTCAACCTGCTAAGGGTATTGGTTGTCTAG ATGATGACGAGTGTTCTAACAGCAAGgctgcctgtgacaagaatgcTGACTGCAGAAATACTGAAGGCTCTTACAAGTGCCAATGTAAAGATGGTTTCAGGGGAGATGGATTCCTCTGCATTG ACGTCAATGAATGTATCAACGCCAACGGCCAATGTGATGACCAGGCAAAGTGTACCAACACCCCTGGAAGCTTCCGTTGTGTCTGTGACGACGGCTTTGTTGGAGATGGTTTTGATTGCCTTG ATGTTGATGAGTGCTCAGTGAACCCGAACCTTTGCGACAACGGCCAGTGCCTCAACTACCCAGGCAGCTACAGATGCGAATGTGACATGGGCTTCGCTCCAAAGGACGATGAGAAGACCTGTGTTG ATATTGATGAATGCAGCACCTTTGAGAACCTCTGCGTAAACGGCCGATGTGAAAATGTCTTTGGAATGTTCAGATGCATCTGCAACCGAGGTTACGAACTCGACTCAACTGGCGGAAACTGCACGGATGTTGACGAGTGTAAGAACCCCGACAACTGCCAGTACGGGGAATGTGTCAACCGACAAGGGACGTACATCTGTCAGTGCCCACCCAACTATGAGCTGACTCCAGCTGGTACAGGATGTGTGG ATCCCCGACAAGGTTACTGTTACAGTGACTATCCATTCGGTGGAGTCCAGGGTGTTTGCAGCCGTGATCTCGCTCCAAATGTCGGCCAGGATGTCTGCTGCTGTACCATTGGTTTATCGTGGGGCGAGACAAACGGTTTCTGTGAACTCTGTCCAAGGAATGGCACAG CCGAGTATGACTATCTTTGCCCGGGAGGACCAGGCTTCCAACCAAACACACTGACCATCATTCTTGAAG ATATTGATGAGTGTGCGGAGTTCCCTAACCTCTGCGCCGGTGGAACTTGTAGGAACAGTTTCGGAAGTTTCACCTGTATTTGCCCACCTGGTTACAGCCTTGATACGGCAACTTATGCATGTGAAG ATATTGATGAATGTTTAGTCAACCCGGATATCTGTGGAGCTGGTGGTACCTGCATTAACAACAGAGGAAGCTACAGTTGTGTCTGTCCAGACAATACCAAGCTCATGCCAGGTGGAGACAGTTGCATGG acatgCGTAAAGGCGCATGCTATTCTCAGGTGGCCGAATTGACATCTCCTTCCCGAAGAAACAAATGTGATGGCCTCCTGTCAACCGATACCACCAAGATGGTCTGTTGTTGCTCGCTGGGAAAAGCTTGGGGTTCCGCCTGCGAGCTTTGCCCTCTATCAGGAACTG CTGATTATGAGAAGCAGTGTGGTGGTGTCTCACCGGGCACAATCATTGACCCAAACTCAGGAAAGCCAGCAG ATCTTGATGAATGTTCGAAAATTCCCGAACTCTGCGAGAACGGTGTCTGTGTTAACACATTAGGAAGCTTTAGGTGTCAGTGCCCGAAAGGGATGGAATTGAATGCAGAGGGAACTGTCTGTGAAG ACATTGATGAATGCCAGAGTGGACAGAACCCATGTGTTGGTGATGCTACGTGTGAGAACACCAAGGGAAGCTATAGGTGCAGTTGTCCTATTGGATTCCAGGTTTCAAGCAACCAGAGATCTTGTATAG ATATTGATGAGTGCTCGGATGACAGGTTCTGTCAGAATGGCGAGTGCCTCAACCTGATTGGTAGCTACCGTTGTGTCTGCAAGAAGGGATTTAGAAGCTCACTCAACCAGGATGCCTGCTTAG ACATCAACGAATGCTTAGTGCAGCCAGGTCTCTGTAGGAATGGCTCATGTGTTAACACTGAGGGCTCTTTCAGGTGTAACTGCTACACTGGTTACCAGACCTCGCAGAATGGAGACTGCATTG ACGTCGACGAATGTAGAACCACACCTGGTGGTCTCTGCAACCTTGGACGGTGCAAGAACACCCCGGGAAGCTACGTTTGCGAGTGCCAAGGAGGCTTCCGTTTATCTCTTGACAGGAGACAGTGCGAAg ATGTTGACGAGTGTGTCGAACGCAGGGATGTCTGTGACAATGCTCGCTGCCAGAATTTCCCTGGTGGATTCAGATGTATCTGTGATCCAGGTTACCAGCTTTCTGATGATGAGACGACTTGTGTTG ATGTGAACGAGTGTGACGACATCCACATGTGCCATGGCGGCCGATGCATCAACAGTCCTGGAAGCTTCCAATGTTTCTGCGATGTTGGCTTCGTTCTATCCACTGACAAGAAGATGTGTTTGG ATACTCGCCAAGGAACCTGCTTCATGACTTTTAAAAAGGGTCAGTGTACTGAGGAGCGTGCCATCAAATCTAACAAAGCTGAGTGTTGTTGTAGTCGTGGAGCTGCCTGGTCCTGGAACGAGGGAGCATGCGAGATCTGCCCCGAGCCCAATGAAG GGAGCTTTGCTGTCCTCTGCCCAGATGGTTTCGGTTTCATCATGGGTGAAGGAATGATGGATG ATTTGGATGAGTGTGCCTTGTACCCGACGATCTGTAACAATGGATACTGTATCAACACCGATGGCTCTTACAGGTGTGAGTGTGGACCAGGTTACACCCTACTTCCATCAGGAAACAGGTGCATAG atgatgatgaatgtgcGCGGAGGAATCCGTGTGGTAATGGTACTTGTACTAACACCCCTGGATCATTCGAATGCAAGTGCAGCGATGGTTTTCTTCCTGGCCGAAATCGGGTTTGTGAAG ATGTGAACGAATGTGATGAGTCAGCGATCCAATGTGCCTTCCGCTGCAAGAACATCCCCGGTGCTTACAGATGTGTTTGTCCACCTGGATACAAGGTTGCCCCAGATGGTCTTCATTGCCAGG ATGTTGATGAGTGTGCCATTGGTGCTAACGACTGCAAGTATGCCTGCAAGAATCTCGTTGGTATGCACATGTGTATTTGCCCCGAAGGATATGAAAAGATCGGACAAGGCGATAACTGCAGAG ATATCGATGAGTGCGCTGCTGATCGGAATATCTGTGGAAATGGGCGTTGTCGAAACACAGAAGGCACCTATCGCTGTGACTGCTTTGCAGGCTATGAAGTCTCTAATGATGGGAAAGTTTGCATTG ATAATCGCCAAGGTTTCTGCTACATGACATCCTATGGTGGCCGCTGTGTCAGCCGTGGAGACAACCTCGAACTCAAGACGAAAGCTATGTGTTGCTGTAGCATGGGTCAGGCATGGGGTCCAGGTTGTGAGCAATGTCCAAGAAGAGGTACAG CTGTGTACAAGACACTATGCATGCATGGACCTGGGTTTACTCCAGATGGTCAAG ATATTGATGAGTGTGCTCTGGACTCGACTGCTTGTAGAAACGGCCGATGCCTTAACACGATGGGATCCTATAGATGTATCTGTGATGCCGGTTACCAACCCGACAGAGACGGAACAGCCTGTATTG ATGTCGACGAGTGCACTGCCTCAATCAACACGTGTGAAAAGACTTGTCAGAACACCCAGGGAAGCTTTGTTTGTAGATGTCCTCAAGGTTATGCATTGAACACAGATGGAAGAACATGTAGAG ATATTGACGAATGTCAGTTCAAAACCCACAACTGTCCACAAGAATGTATCAACACACCTGGTTCATTCAAATGTTCCTGCCAAGAGGGATTCATTGTTGGAGAACTTAATGGAAGATGTGCTG ATAAGGACGAGTGTGCCGAGGACCCGAACCTGTGCCAGCCAAGTGGAACCTGCCAGAACACTCCAGGAGGATTCAAGTGTACCTGCAAACGAGGTTTCGTACCTGATGAAACTGGAACAAGATGTGTTG ATAATAATGAGTGCAGTGGCCAGCAGCGTTGTGAATATGGTTGCCAGAACCTTCACGGCGGGTTCAAGTGCCAGTGTCCACCAGGCTTCATCCAGCATCTCTATTGGAATCAGTGCTTGG ATCAAAACGAGTGCTCTACCCCCAATATCTGTGGAGGTGGTACATGCATCAACACCATTGGTAGTTATCGGTGCTTCTGTAACAATGGAGCCAATTTCAACCCTCTCTCACAGTCATGTGGTCCAAGTGGAGTCGGACAAT ACGGACAACAACAattaggaggaggaggaggaagagacAGTTGTCTACAGAACCAATGTAACTTTGGATGTGCCGGCCAGGGACAGGGACAGGGAGGTGGATTTGGATGTGGCTGCCCCAATGGATACCAGCCAGTTGGACAAGG GCACTGTGTCACAACTATCAACCCGCGAGTGACTGGACAAATCCAACCAAACACTAACTTTGACAGAAACCAGCAATATCCACACGTTGCTAACCAAGGCAGTACTGGTCTTACAGAGGGTGAGGGATGCTACGGATGCAAAAACGGTAATGGCCAAAATGGTAATGGCCAGCAAGGTTCAGCCGGTCAGGAGTTTGGCGGGACCGGTAATGGTAACTACGGAAATGGAAACTTCAATCCAAATGGTAACTCCAACTATGACTACTACCCGACGCGGCGTCTGAGGAGCAAGCGAGACACGAGGGAATGGAACAAGGATGAAGTTGAGGACTTCCTTGAAGGCTTTAAGAAACGTCCAGAAGATGACAACAATAACACG gagACCCCAACTAAGCCAAGACATCACCACCGTCACCGCCATCACAAGAAGCAGAAAACAGGCGATGAAAATAACCAAGGTCAAAAAACGCAACAGAGCAACGCTACTGGTCCTGTCACCTTGGTGTTATACGAACAAGATCTGAAGAAGGATATGTCTCTCATGCGTCTTACCCCAGCTATTAAGATGCTGAAGTATAAGCTCAAATATGCAATAGTTGCAAAGAACGAGGGTGGTATTTTCAAACTGAAGGCCGACGAGCATGATGTCTTTTCTGTCGTACTAAAAGAAGCCATTAAGCGCGGTTTCTATCAAGTTGATATCCTTGGAAGGCCCATCAAGCACAAGGATCGTCATTTACCCGACACTCACTTGGATGTTGAGCTTGATCTGTACGTCATTTGA